Proteins encoded together in one Urocitellus parryii isolate mUroPar1 chromosome 3, mUroPar1.hap1, whole genome shotgun sequence window:
- the LOC144253904 gene encoding olfactory receptor 7E24-like has product MEASAKISEEGLGSVAGSYSLKVLPEKARCPNIIEALNVTDILEFHLLGLSADPELQPVLFGLFLTMYLITVFGNLLIVLAISFDSNFHTPMYFFLSNLSLADICLTSTTVPKMIVNLQTHSRTISYEGCLTQMSLFLIFGCMDDLLLIVVAYDCFVALCHPLHYPTIMNPRLCGFLVLVSFLVSLLESQLHNLIALQFTTFKDVKIANFFCDPSQVLSLSCSGTFINIMVMYFVGALFGVFPISGILFSYYKIVSTILRIPSSGGKYKAFSTCGSHLSVVCLFYGTGFGVYLGSAVSHSSRKAAVASVMYTVVTPMLNPFIYSLRNRDIKSALKRLHSRII; this is encoded by the coding sequence GTGTCCAAACATTATAGAAGCACTAAATGTAACAGACATCTTAGAATTCCATCTCCTGGGTCTCTCAGCTGATCCAGAATTGCAACCTGTCCTCTTTGGACTGTTCCTGACCATGTACCTGATCACAGTGTTTGGGAACCTACTCATAGTTCTGGCCATCAGCTTTGATTCCAACTTCCACACCCCTatgtacttcttcctttccaatctgtcCTTGGCTGACATCTGTTTGACCTCTACCACTGTTCCGAAGATGATTGTAAACCTCCAAACTCACAGTAGAACCATCTCCTATGAGGGCTGCCTGACACAGatgtctctttttctcatttttggatGCATGGATGATCTGCTTCTGATTGTGGTGGCCTATGACTGTTTTGTGGCCCTCTGTCACCCCCTGCATTATCCAACCATTATGAACCCTCGACTTTGTGGCTTTTTAGTTTTGGTGTCTTTTTTGGTTAGCCTTTTGGAATCCCAGCTGCACAATTTGATTGCATTACAGTTTACTACTTTCAAGGATGTCAAAATTGCTAATTTTTTCTGTGACCCTTCTCAGGTCCTCAGTCTTTCCTGTTCTGGCACCTTCATCAACATCATGGTAATGTATTTTGTTGGTGCTCTATTTGGTGTTTTTCCCATCTCAGGAATCCTTTTCTCTTACTATAAAATAGTTTCCACTATTCTGAGAATCCCATCCTCAGGTGGGAAATATAAAGCCTTCTCTACCTGTGGGTCTCACCTAtcagttgtttgtttattttatggaacAGGCTTTGGAGTGTACCTTGGTTCAGCTGTGTCACATTCTTCTAGAAAAGCTGCAGTGGCCTCGGTGATGTACACAGttgtcacccccatgctgaaccccttcatctacagcctgcGGAACAGGGACATTAAAAGTGCCCTAAAGAGGCTCCACAGTAGAATCATCTAA